Within Deinococcus actinosclerus, the genomic segment TCCCGTTTCGATCCGCGAATCCAGATGGTCGCGTTGATCGCGCTGCTGCCGCCCAGCACCTTCCCGCGCGGCCAGTAGAACGACCGCCCCGCCGCGCGCGGCTGCGGCACCGTCGTCAGGTTCCAGTCCACTGCCGTGCGGAACAGCTTGTTGAACGCCCCCGGCGCGCGGATCAAGGGGTGCGAGTCCGGCCCGCCCGCCTCCAGCAGCAGCACCCGCGCGCCCGCGTCCAGCAGCCGCCGCGCCGCCACGCAGCCGCCTGACCCGGCCCCCACCACGATGAAATCCACGCGCCCCTGCCCTGCGTCCCGGCTTGTCATGTACCCCGAGTATAGACGCCCACCCCGCGCGCCCTCCCAGCCCGGGCGGGCCGCCCGCTACACTCCCCTACATGAGCCTCACCTTTCCCACCGGCTTCACCGCCGCCGCCATGGCCGCCGGCATCAAGCCCAGCGGCAAGACCGACCTGAGCGGCGTCACGAGCGCCGCGGACTGCACCTGGGCGTTCGCGGGGACGCGCAGCACCACCGCCGCCGCGTGCGTCACCCGCAACCGCGACCTGTACGCGCAGGGCGCGCCCATCCGCGCGCTGCTCGTGAACGCCGGGAACGCCAACGCTGCCACCGGCACCCGCGGCGCGGGCGACAACGCCGACATGGCCGACGCGTTCGGCAGCGTCCTGAACGTGCAGCCCGACGCGGTCCTGACCGCCAGCACCGGCATCATCGGGCACCTGCTCCCCATGGACAGGGTCCTCAGCGGCATTGAGCACCTGCCCGACGAACTGGAGAGCGGCGCGGACGCCTTCGCCAGCGCCATCATGACCACCGACACCCGCCCCAAGACCGCGGAAGCGACCTTGAGCAGCGGCGCGCGCATCGTCGGGACCGCCAAGGGCAGCGGCATGATCCATCCCGACATGGCGACCATGTTCGCCTTCGCGTTCACCGACGCCCAGATCGACCAGATGGCGCTGCGCGAGGCGTTCCCCGCCATCGTGAACCGCACCTTCAACGCCGTGACCGTGGACGGCGACACGAGCACCAACGACATGGCTGTCGTCCTGTGCAACGGACAGGCCGGACCCACCGACCTCGCTGAATTCCTGACCGCGCTCGAAGGCGTCATGCGCGACCTTGCCCGGCAGATCGCCGCCGACGGCGAGGGCGCCACCAAACTCCTGACCGTGCAGGTCAGCGGCGCCCGCAGCGAGGCCGAGGCGCTGGCCGCCGCCCGCACCTGCTGCGTCAGCCCCCTGCTGAAAAGCGCCGTGCACGGCAACGACCCCAACTGGGGCCGCGTCATCATGGCCGTCGGCCGCAGCGGCGCGGGCGTGAACATCGAGAAACTCCGCGTCACCGTGCAGGGTCACCCGGTCTTCCAGGGCAAACCCCTCCCGTACGACGACGCGCAGGTCAGCGAGAGCATGAAGGCCGAGGAGGTCGTCTTCACCATCGACCTCGGCGTGGGCGACGCGCGCGGCGAGGCCTGGGGCTGCGACCTCAGCGCCGAGTACGTCAGCATCAACGCCGACTACACGACCTGACCTGAGGAGCTTGAGGCTTCCTTGTCACTGGCCGACACGATCCGGAACGGGGGGTAGGGTGCGGGCATGCGTGCTCCCTCTGCCCCCGCCCGGCTGCCTCCCGTTCGGCGCTGGCGCGCCCGCTGGACTTCACTTACCCGTCGAACCGCGTGGCGGCGCTGGGCCTGCTGGGGACGGTGGCGCTGGCCCGCCTGCGCGGGCGCGGCTGGGCGGACGCGATAGGAGCAGGAGGTACGGCCTTTCTGGCCTGGGCGACGGCGCGCGAACTCGACCCGGACTTCACGGGCACGGCGAACGCGGCCCTGCCCGTGGCGGCAGTGGCCGGACTGGTCAGCCGCGGCGTTGGGCTGGCCCCGCTGCTCCCGGCGGTGGCCGTCCTGTCGGGCCTGCGGGGGATCGCCGGGACGACGGGGGAGACCCTGACCCGCACCGATCACCTGGGTCTGCTGGCGCAGTCGCTCGCGGCGGCCGGGACAGGCGGCGCCGTGGGGGCGCTCGTGGCCGGTGCGGCCCCCCTCCTGGCCGAAGGCGGGCGGAGCGTGACCCCGCTGATGGGGGCGCTGTTGCCCCCGCTGGCCCCGGCGCGCGGCGGATCGTGGACGGGTGCACTGCTGTCGGCGGCCGCCCTGCCGCTGGCC encodes:
- the argJ gene encoding bifunctional glutamate N-acetyltransferase/amino-acid acetyltransferase ArgJ, which translates into the protein MSLTFPTGFTAAAMAAGIKPSGKTDLSGVTSAADCTWAFAGTRSTTAAACVTRNRDLYAQGAPIRALLVNAGNANAATGTRGAGDNADMADAFGSVLNVQPDAVLTASTGIIGHLLPMDRVLSGIEHLPDELESGADAFASAIMTTDTRPKTAEATLSSGARIVGTAKGSGMIHPDMATMFAFAFTDAQIDQMALREAFPAIVNRTFNAVTVDGDTSTNDMAVVLCNGQAGPTDLAEFLTALEGVMRDLARQIAADGEGATKLLTVQVSGARSEAEALAAARTCCVSPLLKSAVHGNDPNWGRVIMAVGRSGAGVNIEKLRVTVQGHPVFQGKPLPYDDAQVSESMKAEEVVFTIDLGVGDARGEAWGCDLSAEYVSINADYTT